Within the Anguilla rostrata isolate EN2019 chromosome 6, ASM1855537v3, whole genome shotgun sequence genome, the region CCACATTCTCCTGCTTCTGCCTTCGGCGGCTGATctgtttctgcagctgcagcttgtTGGTGAAGAACACCTTCTTCCAGCCCAACTCCCTGGCCAGAGAGCCCATCTCCAGCGTGACCGTGTCACAGCGTGATCTAACAGCCTGCTCCCAGAACTGCTCCGAGTCACACAGCtggaatatacacacacacacacacacacacacacacacacacacacacaagcccacacacacacacacacacacacacacacacacacacacacacactatcacacacacacacacacaccacacacaacccgcacacacacacacaggttactTTGCCTGTGTTTATTCCTGAGAAATCCACTGGCATTGCTCTGACCGGAGGAAAGGGGGCTCCCCCATGGAGGCCTCACCTTTTGGAACTTGCGGGAGGTGCACCTGAGCTGCTGCACGTCCTCCAGCTCCAGGAAGGAGAGGACGCGGAGGAGCAGGCGGTCAGAGAGGCGCGCCAGATAGTCGAAATTCCCGCTGCACAGGCCCTGGGTGTACAGCAGGACGTTTTCGCCAAACACCACCTTCACCTGGTCTGGACACCAAACACCAAATCTCAGCACACACCTGCTGACCCACAAACACCACATCGCACCTGCACAAGCACGACGAGGGCTCGGACACAAAACCCCACCACCAATGCTGCTTCACAGGTTCACATAAACTGTAAACTGTGTGCTGTCAGGCATGAAATCTCATCGCCCTGCTTAAAATATACAGCTTGGCCTATGTGCGCCTTCAGGCAGCTCAGTCATACATCTATACCATACATCATACTAAGGAGGTTAAGAGAGTTATAGGTTCTAAAAACCTCACTGGTTATGCTGAAGTcataatccaaaacaaacaaacaaacaaacaaaaaaactaacacaTAATCAATAAAGGAATTCACTGATTGAGGTCAGACAATCCTTGTCCTAAAATaggagatcttttttttttttttaaatgttcttctCTTACTTTATTATTGGATCTTAAATTATACAACATGAATGCAGGTGATTGGGTGCTTGAGATGGGGAAAAAATCTTACGCTGAAGCTGGCTGTCATGCAAATAGTACTCATGGGGTTGCTTCAGTTCCCCTGGCCGCGTTTTCCGAAATTCACTGCGCACAGAAATTTTCCAGAACCTCCAGATCACCTATTGGTACATATTcataatgaattacatttttgtttagttCGCTAAAGATATGATGTAGCTTGATACGCCATTTTAACAGTTCCATCAAGATGCCCCCATTCGGTGTATCGCGATATAGACAGTAAAATCaagacaaatatttattttgcgttCATGTCCAATCATATTCATATAAATTAATTCCACGTAGCTCTCTCCATTTACTTGGCAGTTCCAGTTCTAAGCTGAAACTTATCAAACACGCTAAAGTAGCAGTTGGACTAACTACAACACAACTTTATGGAAGCTGAATGCGTACATTAGCAACCACACTAAACTTTGTGAGTTAAAATGTCGATCTATTATTGGAGGTAACAGCATTCGCCTCTGTTCAGTCTTACCGGACGATTACTTAGCTGTGTGGCTGTACGTTTTCGAATTAGCAACAGTGTGTGTGACCAGGTTGACGTTAGATAGACTAGATATCATCAGAGGGGAAGTCAGAAGTCAACTACTCATGTCTACAactcaatttaaatgtaatatccACTTAAAATATTATCAGATTTCAACAACGAGTAGACTGTTTAAAAAAGAGACGTCACTTACCTCAGTTTTTGTAATCACAAATTGATAAAAGTCTTTATTGGGAGCAGCACCTTGCCCGCTAACTTCAAATAATTTATCTTCTAGTAGAGACGCCATTTTTGACGCTTTAAGTTGCTATGACAACGAAGAGAACAACGGAACACATGAGAAGGAAACTAGGAAAATTTAACAAACTATTTAAATATCGTCATTTACACAGTATTCGTAATCGTGCTAGTGCAATTGTagtataatgtaaataatagaaaaaaatatacaaaaacgcAAATAATCCCGTAAACACTTGTCAAGATTAGGGGTCATAACCCTGCGGACGGGTATTTGTCATACATTGTGCCATGGATTAGGGAAACGAACTGTAGTTTTACGATATGCTATTTAATAATGCAATAGCTATATAACCGGTTATGTTACGCGACAtctgtattaaatgtatttgaaacaaTGCTTAATCTGGTGTACTGTATTCATACAAAGTAGTTCCCATCGGAAGATCAGGTTTAATCAGCGGAAGGACATTGCAGTTGCAGGTCCCTCAGCTGATGGGAAGCTGAAAGCAGAGAGAAGCTGCTGCACTGTCTGTTAACAACTACAACACTGGAATAAATAGGTAATAATATAATCTACCAAAACCTTCAGTAACATCTCATTCTCTCGTGGTACAACTGTTAGATATTTAGTTTTAAGTGAAGCCAAGCATATACATTTCCGTGAAAATATGGATTCCAGTCGTCATCTCTCGAATCCTGCTCCTGCCTTCCTGATATTTTTATGTGATGCGAGCAAAGAAAATGGTTCAGAGGCCATTGCgttttttctgttgtctttgCCATTCGAGAGTGAGCTTAAAAGGCAAACAGTTTTCCTCTGTCAGtaataaaaagaagaagccCATCCCGTGATAAGTGAGTGGAATTGTTATCGATAGCATATTGAATcgcaaatgtttttaaaccgCTTGCTAGGTAGCTGGTTCGTACATTTCTAAATTGAAATCAACAAactaggctagctagctaccagtCTGCTTTACTGGTCACGTCATAGGATTGCGATGATAATGGGACCCAGCTAGCTTGTTGGCAGGCTAACTTAGGTAGCTAGTGTCCAAATAGCTTAGCTAGACATGTATCTAGTTAGCTGGtggtcagtgtgtttgtttgcgtggCTAAGTGAAAACGAATCGATAAGCGCCTACAGTGACAGCGCATAAATATTAACGTCCTGTCTAGCTAACATAACGTAGCTTAGCCGTGAAGGACTGTTCAGTAACTACCCTGCTTCCAACGCTAAATAGCAACTCACTGATCGAGAAGTAAGTATGAAAAGGGGATATGCATTCGATCCGGCGGGGCACGTTTCCTCAAGCGACCCAGACACACTCTTGTCTACAGCACGATGCAGTTGCTTTGACGATGGTTGACGGGACTGGCTAGCCTGCTACGTGACAACCAAGCTAGCTAATATGTCAGTGGTCAAGGCCACGAATGTCAACGTTACGATAGCTGGATCTGTATCGCTACTAGTCTATTATGATCATAGCAAAGCAACCGACCGAGAAACCGATCTCGCGACCGAGAAAACAAATTCTCTCGACCTGATATAGATCTAGACTACTGCTAGCAAACTAGCTAACCAACTGTTAGCTTTCTAAATGTGAATATGGCCAGCGACCTTAAATATTTCACACCGAaatagatagctagctagaaaTTGATAATTCGCCAGTTGCCagttgtgctgtttattttactaAAAATAAGGCGAAGCTAAACGAAGACGGGGACTCGTTACACGTTTGTTTATGTATATTTTCTGCTTATAACGGTAACTATATGTTTAatttggaatatatatatatatatatatatatatatatatatatatatatttgctgtAAATATACAGGAATAAACAAAGGACAGACTGTCGCTTGCTTGTTGTCCGGCTACCTACGGCTTAAGGACACTGCCTTAGGACAGCAAGGAGGTTTATACTTTGACAACTGTAAACGATACAGTGGACTGTATGTAGGGCAGTTTGGCTGTTGCCCAAGCTAGCCGGGATGCTGCATCTTGTTCTAAGTAAAGCGTCATAGTAATCCCTATAAGAAGCACTGGTGCTGTGCGTCACTGAAAGGGAACCGGTTATAAATTATTTGCTTTCAACAAACCACAGTTGGTGATGTTAGACTGCGTTACAGTGCTCCAGTGTGTGCGTCtgcctgcctctgtgtgtgtgtttactttctTAGCATGTTGCGAACTGGCAGTAGGCTAATGATGTTATTTGTGACCTTGCGCAGACTGCCCCTGTCCTTATTTCACATCCACTATTTAAAAATAGAGCGCTGTGCTGGCGAAACGAGCAAAATGCAGGCCCCCCTCCTCTCATACGAGTCTGTCTAGTTTGTTGAGCGTTTCTTTTGACAGATaaaagtgtgtgggtgtggaggggtggttGGTATTTCCAGCGCAAGAATCCTTGGCAATCGGCTCGGTTGCagccaaactgtgttttgacTCGATGTGACATTTTTCATTAGGCGTGATCTGGCTTCCTTACCTAAACTTACTGTTACTTACTGTTCAGAACACCGATTCCCAGCCTTAGTCTCTGGGACGTTATTCTTAAGGCCCGTTGGCTTTTCCCCCCCACATGCTAATTGGATGCTAATTGGGTTCCTCCATTAGACTTAATGTAATAATCCACCCACATGCCCAATCTACACGCTAATCAAAGCCAAGTTTGTTCAGGTCTTTAACCtttcagttaaattattttttcttttttttttgctctctgcGTGATAACgacatattacatttacaaattGACTGCTCAATTCATTTAGTAGAATGGCGTTTAGATTTTACGACTTGATCAATTGGGGATTTGTGCATTTTGAATCTCTTGGCTTCACTTTTCACTTTCCCATTTTACGGAATGACGCGTCCTCGTTTCTGTCGTATTCGGTTTGTCTTCGTGTTTTCCTGAGACCTACTCTTGTCTGCCTGTCCTGTGGAATGTTTTTATGGAGTCAGACCGCGAATTTGCTAACGCCACACTGCctctcccccctaccccccccccactcccccaacccccccaccccgccccccccccccaccagagaGTGGTAGTGTCTAGAAAGGGTATGTCCCTTCAGGAGAGCGGCGCCTATGTCCGACCGGCCTAATTCCAATCCAGGGGGGTTACTGCGACGCTCACAGAGGAACACTGCTGCATCCCAACCACAGGGCCACTCAGTCGCGGGAAGGTGGGTTGGGAGCGCGTGTGTGGTCGTCTGCCATTCGATTGCCTATCCCACTGCCATCCCATTCACCTTCACCTATTCAGGAGACACTGTCGTGCGCGCAGTAAAGGTTAGCCAAGGTTAGCTGGACGTCAGATTGCATAAATTGGCTGCGCTGCAGTTCGTCCCACAAGGGCCATTGTGGATAGCAGTGCTATGCTGCATATTATCATGTGTAAGCGGCACGCTGAAGGGGGGTATTTTTGAGTAGTTGCGTCAGTCCGAAGTACTTAAGCTTGTTGCTGATATGGTTTATGACAGGGCTGCCctacccagttcctggagatctactgtcctgatGGATTTCAGTTCAGCCCTGGCaaggcacacctcattcaacagctagagatatcCTTGAGCTGATAATTAGCATCAGGTGTGCCacattagggttggagtgaaaacctactggagggtagatctccaggaacggggttgggcagccctggtttcTGACATTGTCCTGTGTTTGAACTCGTTTCTGATTGGAGGGCTTGAGTGAGCCTGTTGGGGGTGGAGCTACGGGCTGACTTCTCTGCTTTTCAGGAGCGGCCTCTCCCTGGCCCTGGCCTCGGTGCACCTGAAGCAGGACCCCGGGGAAGGAGAGCGCTCGGAGCGGGACAAAGCCGCGCCAGCGTCCCGCAGAGGGCGCGCCCGCGGGCTCAAGCGCATCGCCGCTCCGGAACACGGCggctgcccctcccccgccggccccgccaAGAAAcccaaggccccgcccccgaagcccccgccccccagcagcGCCGCGGCggccagagagaggagagcgccGGCGGCCGAGCGGCCCGCCcggagcaggaggagcggggCCGGCGGGGGGAAGGCTGGCGCCCGCCGAGCGGCAGAGGCCCGGACCGCCAAACCCGCCAAGCTGGATTCCAAACCGGCGGCCTCAGCCAGAGCCGGGTGCAGCGCAGTGACGGACGCCTCCTCTTCCACCTCTTCCACGTCCTccacgtcctcctcctcctcctcctcttcctcgtcctcctcgtcctcttcggcggcggcggcggcgacgacggcagccccccccccgccgggcgCGCGGCTCAAGCAGGGGACGGATCCCGGCAAGGCGCGCCGGTCCCGCTCGGcctccagccccagcccccgccgcgccgccgtctgggacagggagcaggccCGCATCGCCGGCGCCTCCAGGTTCGAGTGGGCGCGCTTTGGCCCCAAGGTCAACCTGCCCAGGCCCAGGCTGTCCCTGCCCGGGTCCTCCAAGTTGGACGCCCCCAAACCAGGCCCCTCGGGACTGCAGGCCAAGCTAGCCAGTGAGTGTCCTCCTGGAAGTGGCGTTAACAGGGGCGTGTCCTGCTGAAGAatgggatgtgtgtgttgtagagCAGAGTGTAAATACCCGTAGTGTTTGGTTTATACCTGTTTTGCTGACACAGAGTGCTCCCTCTCCAGGCTTGAGGAAGTCCAGTAAGAAGCGCAACGTGTCCCCCCCAGCTGaactccctccagtggagcccCCTAGCTATCGGAGGAGCACACGACAGAGGACCACGGGGTCCTGTGCCAGCACCAGGTACTGAGCGCGCTCATTAGCAGCCTCATTTGCAGCTGCTGTGGGAAGGCTGTGTTATTAGTCATAACCATTACCATAACCATTTTACAGTCACCTCCAGTGCTAAATACTTCATTAATATCATTTTCCTAATTTACGTAAATTACCTAATAACATTTGGACATTAATGGGGAATGTGTGCCGCCTAAAAATATGTCTAACCAAAAACATCCAATAAGACTTTGCCAGTTAAAACCATTCGCCTGCCTTTGTCTGCCGTTCTTCCAAGATGTACTATTGATATTGTGTCCATTATCAGTCCAACCAGCTAGCCGTAGCTTTTCTTGATACCAGCTtggtgcataattttttttgaacCGGCTGTGTGGTGTTTAAAGCTGAACGAACACAATCTAGATATAAGAAAGTGTGTGACACTAGAGACTGTTGTAGTGCAGTGCTTTAGGAGATGGTATGTAGGCTGTGTGCAGGTTTGCTGGATGTGGGGAGAACGGTACATGGCAACAGTGTCCTGATGGGGGCGCTCTGTCCCGTCGCAGTCGGCGAGGCTCAGGCCCGGGCAAGCGCGGGGCGGCCGACGCTTGCACGCAGGAGAAAATGGCCGACTCGGACAACAACCTGGACGGAGCCAACTCCTCCGGCGCACGCAGCGAGGACGCGTCGCAGAGGCCTGCAGGTAGGGAGGGGCTGAGcacgggtcacatgaccacaccgctgcgtgggggaggggctgagcacgggtcacatgaccacaccgCTGCAGGTAGGGAGGGGCTGAGcacgggtcacatgaccacaccgctgcgtgggggaggggctgagcaCGGGCCACATGACCACACCGCTGCAGGTAGGGAGGGGCTGAGCACGGGTCACATGGCCACACTGTTGCAGGTAGGGAGGGGCTGAGcacgggtcacatgaccacactgctgcaggtagggaggggctgagcgcaggtcacatgaccacactgctgcaggtagggaggggctgagtgcaggtcacatgaccacactgCTGCGTGAGTTAGGGGCCATGTGACCACATTGCTGTATTAGGCAGGTAGGAGTGGGACAATGGGTCACATTACCACACTACTGCGTGAGACAGGGGAGGAGCAATGGGTCACATGAGCAGACTGCCGTTAAGGAGTCGAGCAGGAAACTcaaacttcagtcctggaggactacggtgcctgctggtttttgtagttttattttgaTCAGTAGCTCATTTAGGCCTCATAAACACAGTGTGTGAAGTCCTTACGCAGACACTGGCTTGGTTTAAACATTTAAGTGCTGTAATGCAACAGAAAGCTGCAGGCACTGTGGGCCTCCAAGACTTGCGTTTGAAATCCCTTGAGTGAACCAGCAGGAACTCTCAAGAAGATTACTTCCTGTAAAGGAATGGGCCAACAGGACCTCCCTGTGTTCAGTGATAATCACTGATCATCGTTTTGAGCATCTCCGCTAGGCTGTTACGCCTGTAGAGGAAGCTGAGCTGTTTCCTCCCTATGCTGCCATCTTTAaacctctcctccttctctgtaCTAGGGCTGAATTTGCATCTCATTGTCCCTGTCcgtttctctctatctctctcttccccccttctctctctccttgctgcctgctttttttcctctaccgccccccccgctccccaatCTCCTTCCAGCCTCCGCTTCTGTGGCAGGTGCCGTGGGCGTGGCCACCTCCGGAGAGAGTGAGTCGGAGGACTCTGAGATGGGCCGGCTGCAGGGTAGGctgtctatctgtgtgtcctggctgtctgtctgtctgtccgtccgttcgtccatccatccacctgtccctcccagctgtgtgcctgtctatctgtctgtcccgGCTGTCTGTCCGTTCGTCCGTCTGTCCCTCCTTCTGTCCCTCCCagccgtccgtctgtccgtcccgGCTGTGTGTCTATGTTATGGAAGGCCCCGGTCGTCCCGCTGTGGTTCGGGGCCCCTGACTGTGGTCTCTGCTCTCTGCAGCTCTCCTGGAGGCCCGGGGCCTTCCTCCTCACCTGTTTGGGCCCCTGGGGCCCCGCATGTCTCAGCTGTTCCACCGGACCATAGGGAGCGGAGCGAGTGagtactgcgtgtgtgtgtgtgtgtgtttctgtgtaagtgtgtgtgttaatgacagaatgtgtgtttgtgagactgttttttttgtgttcattgagcaatttctgtgtgtgcatgttgtttatatatatgtgtgtatgaattGTATatgggtgtatgtatgtgttgtatatgtgtgctgtatgtatgtatgtgcatgtatgtatgtgcggtgtatgtatgtatgtgctgtatatgtgtgctgtatgtatgtgtgtgctgtatatgtgtAGTGGGTGTAGTGTCTGTTCTAGTGCTTGATGGGCTAGAGCTGCTGCAGGGCCTCCAGGCCGTGGGGGACGAGtcccagcagctgcaggctgtGATAGAGATGTGTCAGCTCCTGGTGATGGGCAACGAGGAGACCCTGGGGGGCTTCCCTGTGAAAAGCGTGGTGCCTGCGCTGGTGAGACTgtagccctgccccccccccccccacaaaccctgACCACatccctaaaccctaaaccctgaCCACATCCCTAAACTCTAAACCCTAACCTGACCACATCCTAAACCTAAACCCTGACCACATCCTAAGCTCAAACCCTAAACCCTGACCACatccctaaaccctaaaccctgaCCACATCCCTAAActctaaaccctaaaccctgaCCACatccctaaaccctaaaccctgaCCACATCCCTAAActctaaaccctaaaccctgaCCACatccctaaaccctaaacc harbors:
- the fbxo36b gene encoding F-box only protein 36b isoform X1, which codes for MAKTTEKTQWPLNHFLCSHHIKISGRQEQDSRDDDWNPYFHGNQLKASKMASLLEDKLFEVSGQGAAPNKDFYQFVITKTEVIWRFWKISVRSEFRKTRPGELKQPHEYYLHDSQLQHQVKVVFGENVLLYTQGLCSGNFDYLARLSDRLLLRVLSFLELEDVQQLRCTSRKFQKLCDSEQFWEQAVRSRCDTVTLEMGSLARELGWKKVFFTNKLQLQKQISRRRQKQENVGTGADVM
- the fbxo36b gene encoding F-box only protein 36b isoform X2 produces the protein MASLLEDKLFEVSGQGAAPNKDFYQFVITKTEVIWRFWKISVRSEFRKTRPGELKQPHEYYLHDSQLQHQVKVVFGENVLLYTQGLCSGNFDYLARLSDRLLLRVLSFLELEDVQQLRCTSRKFQKLCDSEQFWEQAVRSRCDTVTLEMGSLARELGWKKVFFTNKLQLQKQISRRRQKQENVGTGADVM